From Rhodococcus sp. B7740, one genomic window encodes:
- a CDS encoding iron chelate uptake ABC transporter family permease subunit, giving the protein MSASVGDEPEQRDVPAEVGGLARTDARRAAGLFVVLGVLAALCLVSISVGTEYIPIGRVWHGLLHADGSTESVIVRELRLPRTVLGLLVGLALGVAGALIQAMTRNPLADPGILGVNAGAAFFVAIAVGVFGFTGIGSYIWFAFAGAVFATIVVYALGSLGRAGATPIRLTLSGIALGAVLGGVTSGMLLLDPDAFDRMRFWGAGSLAGRGLDIASEVAPFIALGVFLAALIARPLNAISLGDDLARSLGANVVRTRIVGVVAVTLLAGAATAAAGPIGFVGLMIPHMVRWIVGPDQRWILIYTVFAAPGLLLLSDVVGRIVIRPGELQVGIVTAFVGAPVLIVLVRRKKASGL; this is encoded by the coding sequence GTGAGTGCGAGCGTGGGCGACGAGCCGGAACAGCGAGATGTTCCGGCCGAAGTCGGTGGTCTCGCTCGCACCGATGCGCGTCGGGCCGCAGGGTTGTTCGTCGTCCTGGGTGTTCTGGCAGCGCTGTGCTTGGTGAGCATTTCGGTGGGCACCGAGTACATCCCGATCGGTCGGGTGTGGCACGGGCTGCTGCACGCCGACGGATCCACCGAATCCGTGATCGTTCGCGAACTGCGGCTTCCGCGTACGGTTCTGGGTTTGCTCGTCGGACTCGCCCTCGGGGTCGCCGGTGCGCTGATTCAGGCGATGACGCGAAATCCGCTGGCCGACCCGGGAATTCTCGGTGTCAACGCCGGGGCGGCGTTCTTCGTCGCGATCGCCGTCGGCGTGTTCGGTTTCACCGGAATCGGCTCGTACATCTGGTTCGCGTTCGCCGGGGCGGTGTTCGCAACGATCGTGGTGTACGCGCTGGGGTCACTGGGGCGTGCCGGAGCCACTCCGATTCGCTTGACGCTCTCCGGAATTGCGCTCGGTGCGGTACTGGGCGGCGTCACCTCGGGCATGCTGCTGCTCGATCCGGATGCCTTCGACAGGATGAGGTTCTGGGGCGCGGGGTCGTTGGCCGGTCGAGGCCTGGACATCGCGTCCGAGGTTGCCCCGTTCATCGCGCTCGGAGTCTTTCTGGCGGCCCTGATCGCTCGTCCCCTCAATGCGATATCGCTCGGCGACGATCTGGCCCGGTCACTGGGAGCGAACGTGGTTCGGACGCGAATCGTCGGCGTCGTCGCTGTGACTCTGCTCGCCGGAGCCGCGACCGCGGCGGCCGGGCCCATCGGATTCGTCGGACTGATGATCCCGCACATGGTGCGTTGGATCGTCGGACCGGACCAGCGTTGGATTCTGATCTACACGGTGTTCGCGGCACCGGGATTGCTGCTGCTCTCGGACGTGGTCGGCCGCATCGTGATCAGGCCGGGGGAGCTGCAGGTCGGTATCGTCACCGCGTTCGTCGGCGCACCGGTGCTGATCGTGCTCGTTCGCCGGAAGAAGGCGAGCGGACTGTGA
- a CDS encoding lysine N(6)-hydroxylase/L-ornithine N(5)-oxygenase family protein: MTSHENYDIVGVGFGPSNLGLAIAIEEHNRTCAPTERLTACFVESKDEFAWHPGMLLPGTTMQISFLKDLATQRNAGSEYTFLAYLSEHGRLNHFINLQTFFPSRLEFHDYLTWAAGKVDATVHYGTRAVDVVDTGDGYGVRTEGRRTGTVRGRNIVLAGGLTATLPDGVTASARQFHNHDLLGHLDRLPSRTHRTFVVVGAGQSAAEVVDYLHSSYGDSSVHAVLRKYGYSPADDSPYANRIFDPTAVDDFYSSSHTLREQLLQYHRGTNYSAVDLPLIEELYSREYAERVSGQRRLFVHGASRVVDAVEEPSGVRVAVEHGPTGLAEDILCDAVVYATGFTSLDLPEILGPLFDAVEYDSRGPRVTRDYRLVTREPSAGSIYLQGGTEHTHGLTSSLLSNIAVRSGEIVKSAVSARVRSVV, translated from the coding sequence ATGACGTCGCACGAGAACTACGACATCGTCGGCGTCGGATTCGGGCCCTCCAATCTGGGACTGGCCATCGCGATCGAGGAGCACAACCGAACCTGCGCTCCCACAGAACGGTTGACGGCCTGCTTCGTCGAGTCCAAGGACGAGTTCGCCTGGCACCCCGGCATGTTGTTGCCGGGGACGACGATGCAGATCTCGTTTCTCAAGGACCTGGCGACCCAGCGCAATGCAGGCAGCGAGTACACCTTTCTGGCGTACCTGTCGGAGCACGGTCGACTCAATCACTTCATCAACCTGCAGACGTTCTTCCCCAGCAGACTCGAATTCCACGACTACCTGACGTGGGCCGCCGGAAAGGTCGACGCGACGGTGCACTACGGCACCCGGGCAGTGGACGTCGTCGACACCGGTGACGGTTACGGCGTCCGAACCGAGGGACGACGAACCGGGACCGTGCGGGGTCGCAACATCGTGCTCGCCGGCGGTTTGACGGCCACCCTGCCGGACGGGGTGACGGCGTCGGCGCGGCAGTTCCACAACCACGATCTCCTCGGGCACCTGGACCGCCTGCCGTCGCGGACGCATCGCACGTTCGTCGTCGTCGGTGCCGGGCAGAGCGCGGCCGAGGTGGTGGACTACCTGCACTCGTCGTACGGCGATTCCTCCGTGCACGCCGTGCTCCGCAAGTACGGGTACAGCCCCGCCGACGACAGCCCCTATGCCAATCGCATCTTCGATCCGACGGCCGTCGACGACTTCTATTCGTCGTCCCACACGCTGCGCGAGCAGCTGCTGCAGTATCACCGCGGTACCAACTACTCCGCCGTCGACCTGCCCCTGATCGAGGAGCTGTACTCGCGCGAGTACGCCGAGCGGGTCAGCGGGCAGCGCAGGCTGTTCGTGCACGGAGCATCTCGAGTGGTCGACGCCGTCGAGGAGCCGTCCGGCGTCCGGGTCGCCGTCGAGCACGGCCCGACGGGTCTGGCCGAGGACATACTGTGCGACGCTGTCGTCTATGCCACCGGCTTCACGTCCCTCGATCTACCCGAGATCCTCGGTCCGCTGTTCGACGCCGTCGAATACGACTCCCGCGGTCCTCGCGTGACGCGGGATTATCGACTCGTGACGCGCGAACCGAGTGCGGGTTCGATCTACCTGCAGGGCGGCACCGAGCACACGCACGGTCTGACCTCGTCGTTGCTGTCGAACATCGCTGTTCGCAGCGGTGAGATCGTGAAGTCCGCAGTGAGCGCGAGGGTGCGATCGGTGGTGTGA
- a CDS encoding ABC transporter ATP-binding protein, which yields MTKPRLHTDEITVGYDSSVISENLTVEIPDGKFTVVVGPNACGKSTLLRALSRLLKPTHGTVLLDGKAISSYPAKEVARRLGLLPQTSIAPDGISVADLVARGRYPHQKLIRQWSAVDEAAVIEAMNATAVTSLSARPVDELSGGQQQRVWVAMVLAQQTPLLLLDEPTTFLDIAHQIELLDLLATLNRENGRTLVAVLHDLNHACRYADHIIAMKDGAVVTEGAPADVVTAELVEAVFGLPCRIIDDPESHTPLVIPKGVGRRLGKA from the coding sequence GTGACGAAGCCTCGATTGCACACCGACGAGATCACGGTCGGATACGACAGCAGCGTCATCAGCGAGAACCTGACCGTCGAGATTCCCGACGGCAAGTTCACCGTCGTCGTGGGACCGAATGCCTGTGGTAAGTCGACTCTGCTGCGGGCGCTCTCGCGGCTGCTGAAGCCGACGCACGGAACCGTTCTGCTGGACGGGAAGGCGATCTCGTCGTATCCCGCGAAAGAAGTTGCCCGACGCCTCGGCCTGCTTCCGCAGACCTCCATCGCGCCCGACGGGATCTCGGTGGCCGATCTCGTTGCGCGGGGCCGTTATCCGCATCAGAAGTTGATCCGGCAGTGGTCGGCGGTGGACGAGGCTGCGGTGATCGAGGCCATGAACGCAACGGCAGTGACATCGCTGTCGGCTCGTCCGGTGGACGAACTGTCCGGCGGACAGCAGCAACGCGTCTGGGTGGCAATGGTTCTGGCGCAGCAGACACCGCTGCTGCTGTTGGACGAACCGACCACCTTTCTCGACATCGCCCACCAGATCGAACTGCTCGACCTGTTGGCCACTCTGAACCGCGAGAACGGCCGCACTCTCGTCGCCGTGCTGCACGACCTCAACCACGCCTGCCGGTACGCCGACCACATCATCGCGATGAAGGACGGCGCAGTGGTCACCGAGGGCGCGCCCGCCGACGTCGTCACCGCCGAGCTGGTCGAGGCGGTCTTCGGGCTGCCGTGCCGCATCATCGACGATCCGGAATCGCACACTCCGCTGGTGATCCCCAAGGGGGTCGGTCGCAGGCTAGGCAAGGCTTAG
- a CDS encoding FecCD family ABC transporter permease, which produces MGEQRGGNIDFGRKLWVVRVRDRVDGRIGIRTVGVCAALLAVTAVVSIVAVGTGDLYIPPNEVLAAVFGDAPRLTEIVVMEWRFPRVALAFLFGAALGVSGAVFQSLTRNPLGSPDIIGFGTGSYTGALVVILTLGGGYYRTGAGALVGGLATAAVVYLLAYRRGVQGFRLIIVGIAVSAVLASVNTWLVIRADLDDAIAAAVWGAGTLNGLGWSQVGPVLAVSVVIASCSAVLSRRLPMLEMGDDAARALGVRAEPTRLMLVFLGVALIAMVTAAAGPISFIALAAPQLARRLTGTSSVALMPAACMGALLLVVSDVVAQRVFAPTQLPVGVVTVSVGGAYFVWLLAREGRKQ; this is translated from the coding sequence ATCGGTGAGCAACGCGGCGGCAACATCGATTTCGGCCGAAAGTTGTGGGTCGTGCGAGTGCGGGATCGAGTGGACGGCCGCATCGGCATCCGAACGGTGGGCGTCTGCGCGGCCCTGCTTGCCGTGACGGCGGTGGTCTCCATAGTCGCCGTCGGGACCGGCGACCTCTACATTCCGCCGAACGAGGTGCTCGCCGCAGTGTTCGGCGATGCGCCACGCCTGACCGAGATCGTGGTGATGGAGTGGCGGTTTCCCCGAGTGGCACTGGCCTTCCTGTTCGGTGCCGCCCTCGGTGTATCGGGCGCGGTCTTTCAATCCTTGACGCGAAATCCGTTGGGCAGCCCGGACATCATCGGGTTCGGTACCGGTTCCTACACCGGCGCGCTCGTCGTCATCCTCACTCTCGGTGGTGGCTACTACCGGACCGGAGCAGGCGCGCTCGTCGGCGGACTCGCAACGGCCGCCGTGGTCTACCTGCTCGCGTACCGGCGCGGGGTGCAGGGCTTTCGGTTGATCATCGTCGGGATCGCGGTCAGCGCCGTGCTGGCCTCCGTCAACACCTGGCTGGTGATCAGGGCCGATCTGGACGACGCCATCGCGGCCGCCGTGTGGGGTGCGGGCACCCTGAACGGGCTGGGGTGGTCGCAGGTAGGGCCGGTACTGGCAGTGTCGGTCGTCATCGCGTCGTGCTCGGCGGTGCTCTCGCGTCGGCTGCCGATGTTGGAGATGGGGGACGACGCGGCGAGGGCGCTCGGCGTGCGCGCCGAGCCGACCCGTCTGATGCTGGTGTTTCTGGGTGTCGCGTTGATCGCGATGGTCACCGCGGCCGCGGGACCCATCTCCTTCATCGCGCTCGCTGCGCCGCAGTTGGCTCGCCGCCTCACCGGCACCTCGTCGGTGGCGCTGATGCCTGCCGCGTGCATGGGAGCGCTGCTGCTGGTCGTGAGCGACGTTGTCGCGCAGCGCGTGTTCGCTCCCACCCAGCTGCCGGTGGGTGTGGTGACCGTATCGGTCGGCGGCGCATACTTCGTGTGGTTGTTGGCGCGGGAAGGCAGGAAGCAGTGA
- the panD gene encoding aspartate 1-decarboxylase, producing MHRTMLGGKIHRATVTHADLHYVGSITIDSTLMHAADLIEGEQVHVVDITNGARLVTYVIEGHPGSGVIGINGAAAHLVSPGDLVIIMSFRQVENSELSSHTPSVVHVDSANEIVALGVDPSEPVPGAVDQMSGASVR from the coding sequence ATGCATCGCACCATGTTGGGTGGAAAGATCCACCGCGCCACTGTCACTCACGCCGACCTGCACTACGTCGGTTCGATCACCATCGACTCCACTTTGATGCACGCCGCCGACCTGATCGAGGGCGAACAGGTTCACGTCGTCGACATCACCAACGGAGCGCGCCTGGTGACGTATGTGATCGAAGGGCACCCCGGTTCCGGTGTCATCGGAATCAACGGCGCAGCAGCGCATCTGGTGTCCCCAGGTGATCTGGTGATCATCATGTCGTTCCGACAGGTGGAAAACTCCGAGCTGTCCTCGCACACCCCGTCGGTGGTGCACGTCGATTCTGCCAACGAGATCGTCGCTCTCGGAGTCGACCCGTCCGAGCCGGTTCCGGGTGCCGTCGATCAGATGTCGGGGGCGAGCGTTCGATGA
- a CDS encoding salicylate synthase — MTVVEETASGTADTTILQRGLQTVVTLAESGLFDEYVVYEDRGRWVFAGGVVARIVLQPDVVTTTWGSGAPTVRRWSGNPAAALREACDGLTRESWNAYGYVGFGFAAHLHDAVAESESDEVLAHMVVPRVEVRFGHDCDDIEVTGTEEDRAAVFAVLTAASVDEPPTVHPLDVGGDLDDYRGRVAQAVAEIHRGEYAKVILSRTVRIPFDLDMPGTYRAGRAANTPARSFLLHLGDLRASGFSPELVASVDARGVVTTEPLAGTRAFGLGSEADSAAKTDLEQDPKEITEHAVSVRTSFEELESIARPGSTAVSDFMSVRERGSVQHLASTVRARLRDDLSCWDAFGALFPAVTASGIPKREAIEAIGRLDDPPRGLYSGAVVKASSTGELEAALVLRAVYEQRGSAWLRAGAGIVGQSTPDREFDETCEKLGSVAPYLVRKKEEDA, encoded by the coding sequence ATGACCGTTGTCGAAGAAACGGCGTCGGGCACGGCCGATACGACCATCCTGCAGCGCGGGTTGCAGACGGTGGTCACGTTGGCCGAGTCCGGCTTGTTCGACGAGTACGTCGTGTACGAGGACAGAGGACGCTGGGTGTTCGCGGGTGGCGTGGTCGCTCGCATCGTCCTGCAACCGGATGTCGTCACGACAACGTGGGGGAGCGGGGCTCCGACGGTGCGTCGGTGGTCCGGCAACCCGGCGGCGGCGTTGCGTGAGGCCTGCGACGGTCTCACTCGCGAATCCTGGAATGCGTACGGCTACGTCGGATTCGGGTTCGCAGCCCACCTGCACGACGCCGTCGCCGAGTCCGAGTCCGACGAGGTGCTCGCCCATATGGTCGTGCCGCGAGTCGAGGTCCGATTCGGACATGACTGCGACGATATCGAGGTCACCGGGACCGAGGAGGACCGCGCCGCGGTGTTCGCCGTACTCACCGCCGCCTCCGTCGACGAGCCACCGACGGTCCACCCGCTCGATGTCGGCGGCGACCTCGACGACTATCGCGGTCGGGTGGCGCAAGCTGTTGCAGAGATTCACCGAGGTGAGTACGCCAAGGTCATTCTCTCTCGCACGGTGCGTATTCCGTTCGATCTGGACATGCCGGGTACCTACCGGGCGGGGCGAGCAGCGAACACTCCGGCTCGCTCGTTCCTTCTGCACCTCGGTGACCTACGTGCCTCGGGTTTCAGCCCGGAGCTGGTTGCGTCCGTCGACGCACGTGGTGTGGTCACCACCGAACCGTTGGCAGGCACGCGGGCCTTCGGTCTCGGCTCCGAGGCCGACTCCGCAGCGAAAACCGATCTCGAGCAGGATCCCAAGGAAATCACCGAACACGCTGTGTCCGTTCGTACCTCGTTCGAGGAGCTGGAATCGATCGCACGACCCGGGTCGACCGCCGTGTCGGACTTCATGAGTGTGCGAGAGCGCGGAAGCGTCCAGCACCTCGCGTCGACCGTGCGGGCACGTCTGCGTGACGACCTGTCCTGCTGGGACGCTTTCGGGGCCCTGTTCCCGGCCGTCACGGCATCGGGCATTCCCAAACGTGAGGCCATCGAGGCGATAGGGCGGCTCGACGACCCGCCTCGCGGCCTGTACTCGGGGGCCGTCGTGAAGGCGTCGTCCACGGGGGAACTCGAAGCGGCGCTGGTGCTTCGAGCTGTGTACGAACAGCGCGGATCGGCATGGCTGCGTGCCGGTGCCGGCATCGTCGGCCAGTCGACTCCCGATCGTGAATTCGACGAAACCTGCGAGAAACTCGGCAGCGTCGCCCCGTATCTCGTCCGTAAGAAGGAGGAAGACGCCTGA
- a CDS encoding iron ABC transporter substrate-binding protein: protein MFTVRRLALLSISATLALGLVACSSDGSSDDGTSTSESASAESALVVYSGRGEELVDPLIERIGGGIEVDYSGNTNAQAAKILEEGDATPADVFYGQDAGALGALDEAGALAPLPEDILSLVPEQYRGADGTWVATSARARVLAYNSDSVQAADLPTGIDGLLDPRWRGQIGYAPTNASFQAFVTALRVQRGEDGARTWLEGFVANEPVAFEGNGPLLTAVNDGQVATGLLNHYYWYPFKDENGDDAPVELHYFEPGDPGALINVAGAGVLAASDNQEAAFDFVRELLSTESQTYFANETAEYPVIDGVTSDYDLPPLSELGSTDLDLGRLSSLEATQTLLTDVGII from the coding sequence GTGTTCACCGTTCGCCGTCTGGCGCTGCTCTCGATCAGCGCAACCCTCGCCCTCGGTCTCGTCGCATGCAGCTCGGACGGCTCGTCCGACGACGGCACGTCCACCTCCGAGTCCGCCTCCGCTGAGTCTGCCCTCGTGGTCTACTCCGGCCGCGGTGAAGAGCTCGTCGACCCCCTGATCGAGCGCATCGGCGGCGGTATCGAGGTCGATTACTCCGGCAACACCAACGCCCAGGCCGCAAAGATCCTCGAAGAGGGCGACGCGACCCCGGCGGACGTCTTCTACGGACAGGACGCAGGAGCACTCGGTGCCCTCGACGAGGCGGGCGCTCTCGCACCGCTGCCCGAGGACATCCTCTCCCTCGTCCCCGAGCAGTACCGCGGTGCCGACGGCACCTGGGTCGCCACCTCCGCGCGGGCTCGTGTGCTGGCCTACAACTCCGATTCGGTGCAGGCAGCCGACCTGCCCACCGGCATCGACGGACTGCTCGACCCACGCTGGCGCGGACAAATCGGCTACGCACCGACCAACGCCTCGTTCCAGGCCTTCGTCACCGCCCTGCGCGTGCAGCGCGGCGAGGACGGCGCCCGCACCTGGCTCGAGGGATTCGTCGCCAACGAGCCCGTCGCCTTCGAGGGCAACGGCCCGCTGTTGACCGCCGTCAACGACGGACAGGTGGCCACCGGCCTGCTCAACCACTACTACTGGTACCCCTTCAAGGACGAGAACGGCGACGACGCCCCGGTCGAGCTGCACTACTTCGAGCCCGGCGACCCCGGCGCACTGATCAACGTCGCCGGTGCGGGTGTGCTGGCTGCTTCGGACAACCAGGAAGCGGCCTTCGATTTCGTGCGCGAGTTGCTCTCGACCGAATCGCAGACCTACTTCGCGAACGAGACCGCCGAATATCCCGTCATCGACGGAGTCACCTCCGACTACGACCTGCCGCCGCTGTCGGAGCTGGGCTCGACCGATCTCGATCTGGGTCGCCTCTCGTCTCTCGAGGCCACCCAGACTCTGCTGACCGACGTCGGAATCATCTAG
- a CDS encoding siderophore-interacting protein: MSEQPRGFYYADVVAVERLTVHMVRVTFGGEHVAGYRTLGVPDECVGVYFPRADEVIPPPMTEVDGLWWFHGLDDAPEGRNYTIRRLDEERGELTIDFFAHEGGVASTWAQQAAPGQTVLFTRPRSWYSPPADVEWLLLVADMTGLPALGRLVEQLPAGTRAHAIVEVLERGDIQSFETPADVTFDWRIGSGNGDSASVLDDAVLAYPLPEGRGYVWFAGEASSSRRVRKHFRKELGYDIAYFDIIGYWRADSEKWLEKYKQYQEEALAVYNGVIESGRSEQEASEAFDALLERVGL; this comes from the coding sequence ATGAGTGAACAACCGCGTGGCTTCTACTACGCCGATGTCGTTGCGGTGGAACGACTCACGGTGCACATGGTGCGTGTGACGTTCGGCGGCGAGCACGTCGCCGGCTACCGCACGCTCGGGGTGCCCGACGAATGCGTCGGAGTCTATTTTCCCAGGGCAGACGAAGTGATCCCGCCGCCGATGACCGAGGTCGACGGGTTGTGGTGGTTCCACGGTCTCGACGATGCACCCGAAGGTCGCAACTACACCATTCGCCGCCTCGACGAGGAGCGCGGTGAGCTGACCATCGACTTCTTCGCACACGAGGGCGGTGTCGCATCGACCTGGGCCCAGCAGGCCGCCCCGGGGCAGACGGTGCTGTTCACCCGCCCCCGCTCCTGGTATTCACCGCCCGCCGACGTCGAATGGCTGCTGTTGGTCGCGGACATGACCGGGTTGCCCGCGCTCGGTCGTCTCGTCGAGCAGTTGCCCGCCGGAACGCGTGCGCACGCGATCGTCGAGGTGCTCGAGCGCGGCGACATCCAATCCTTCGAGACCCCCGCCGACGTGACGTTCGATTGGCGTATCGGATCCGGAAACGGCGACAGCGCAAGCGTTCTCGACGACGCGGTGCTGGCGTACCCATTGCCCGAGGGACGTGGCTACGTGTGGTTCGCCGGCGAGGCGTCGTCCTCGCGTCGGGTGCGCAAGCACTTCCGCAAGGAATTGGGCTACGACATCGCGTATTTCGACATCATCGGATACTGGCGCGCCGACTCCGAGAAGTGGCTCGAGAAGTACAAGCAATACCAGGAGGAGGCGCTGGCGGTGTACAACGGCGTCATCGAATCCGGCCGCTCGGAGCAGGAAGCCAGCGAGGCATTCGATGCGCTGCTGGAACGTGTCGGACTGTAG
- a CDS encoding FAD-dependent monooxygenase yields the protein MTSRVLVTGASIAGPTVAFWLDRAGFEVTVLERSPQLRLGGQNIDVRGSGREVLQRMGLDATLLANGTTEKGTRFVDDADATIAAFPAGDGTHDGPTAELEILRGEFARILVESAGPRTEYRYGDRVVGVVQDADGVDVTFATGAAERFDLVLFADGIRSSSRELVFSGEAETTPVGLYTAYGVLPKGPSDDGWWRWYNAPGSRVANLRPDNLGTTRFSLSWVSDDSGYEGVSTERVIAALRSTFADVGWEVPRILDSLGPDSELYVDYLAQVKAPRWSDGRIGMLGDAAWCATPLSGMGTTLSVTGAYVLAGELARASDHRAGFEAFEARMRPFVEQAQKLPPGVPRVAHPKTSAGVTAFRTVLRLAGSKPVQAVTSKFLGPDAATLELPDYEFDAAPRER from the coding sequence ATGACTTCTCGTGTTCTCGTCACCGGTGCCAGCATCGCCGGTCCCACCGTGGCGTTCTGGCTGGACCGAGCCGGCTTCGAGGTCACCGTCCTCGAACGCTCACCGCAACTGCGACTCGGCGGCCAGAACATCGACGTTCGCGGCTCCGGCCGCGAGGTGCTGCAGCGCATGGGCCTGGACGCGACCCTCCTCGCGAACGGCACCACCGAGAAGGGCACCCGATTCGTCGACGACGCCGACGCCACCATCGCGGCCTTCCCGGCCGGCGACGGAACCCATGACGGGCCGACGGCGGAGTTGGAGATTCTGCGGGGCGAGTTCGCGCGGATCCTCGTAGAATCCGCCGGACCACGAACCGAGTATCGCTACGGCGATCGCGTCGTCGGCGTGGTCCAGGATGCCGACGGAGTCGATGTGACATTCGCAACGGGCGCAGCGGAAAGGTTCGACCTCGTTCTCTTCGCCGACGGAATACGTTCCAGCAGCAGGGAACTGGTGTTCTCCGGGGAGGCCGAGACCACACCCGTCGGCCTGTACACCGCCTACGGCGTACTGCCGAAGGGACCGAGCGACGACGGCTGGTGGCGCTGGTACAACGCCCCCGGATCTCGCGTGGCGAATCTACGACCGGACAACCTCGGCACGACGCGATTCAGCCTGTCCTGGGTGTCCGACGACAGCGGCTACGAGGGCGTGTCCACCGAACGCGTCATCGCCGCCCTGCGTTCGACATTCGCCGATGTCGGTTGGGAAGTGCCCCGGATCCTGGACTCGCTGGGACCGGATTCGGAGCTGTACGTCGACTATCTGGCGCAGGTGAAGGCCCCGCGCTGGTCCGACGGCAGAATCGGCATGCTCGGCGATGCCGCCTGGTGCGCAACGCCGTTGAGCGGCATGGGAACAACATTGTCGGTCACCGGCGCGTACGTGCTCGCGGGCGAGCTCGCGCGGGCGAGCGATCATCGCGCCGGATTCGAGGCCTTCGAGGCGCGGATGCGGCCGTTCGTCGAGCAGGCGCAGAAACTCCCACCCGGCGTGCCTCGCGTCGCGCATCCGAAGACCTCGGCAGGAGTCACTGCATTCCGCACCGTGCTGCGCCTGGCCGGATCCAAGCCTGTACAGGCCGTGACCAGCAAGTTCCTCGGTCCCGACGCGGCGACGCTAGAGCTGCCGGATTACGAGTTCGACGCAGCCCCACGTGAGCGGTAA